The following proteins are encoded in a genomic region of alpha proteobacterium U9-1i:
- a CDS encoding Xaa-Pro dipeptidase family enzyme, producing MGDLSMLHRVISFAGALGALALLSSAAIAQEPQATTVIHAGRLLADASTGQVLTEQSILVGANGNIIGVQAGYVTPAGARVVDQRNRFVLPGLIDSHVHLTSELGPNQLLDEVQLTVSDSALRGASNARITVMAGFTTVADLGGANDAVFGLRRAIRENRIPGPRIIASGAAVTPDGGHADANGFAPDIINVMRSPAACSGADSCRQATRRQIQAGADVIKITATGGVLSNTAAGVAQQLTDEELSAIVDAAHAMGRRVTAHAHGVGGINAALRAGVDSIEHGTYLDNDSIRLLRQGNRYLVPTLEAGWWVAQLAERGGVLTPAQADKARVVGRDLASMARRARAAGVRIAFGTDTGVSAHGENAREFQLLVEAGFTPLQTLQMATINAADHLQLNNVTGRIAPGLSADIIAVDGDPLADVSTLMNVRYVMARGATQKSE from the coding sequence GTGGGGGATTTGAGCATGCTGCATCGCGTTATTTCGTTCGCAGGCGCACTTGGTGCGCTGGCTTTGCTTTCCAGCGCGGCGATCGCGCAGGAGCCGCAGGCGACGACCGTGATCCATGCTGGGCGGCTGCTCGCGGATGCATCGACGGGCCAGGTGCTTACGGAGCAATCGATCCTCGTCGGCGCGAACGGCAACATCATTGGCGTGCAAGCAGGCTACGTGACGCCGGCCGGCGCGCGCGTTGTGGACCAGCGCAACCGCTTCGTGCTGCCAGGCCTGATCGATAGCCACGTCCACCTCACCAGCGAACTCGGACCGAACCAATTGCTGGACGAAGTGCAGCTGACGGTGTCCGACAGCGCACTGCGCGGCGCTAGCAACGCGCGCATCACGGTGATGGCGGGATTCACGACGGTCGCCGATTTGGGCGGCGCGAATGACGCCGTGTTCGGCCTACGCCGCGCGATCCGCGAGAACCGCATTCCCGGCCCACGCATTATCGCGTCAGGCGCGGCGGTGACGCCGGATGGCGGCCACGCCGACGCCAACGGCTTTGCCCCGGACATCATCAACGTGATGCGCAGCCCTGCTGCTTGCTCGGGCGCGGATTCGTGCCGCCAAGCGACACGCCGTCAAATCCAGGCGGGCGCCGACGTGATCAAGATCACGGCGACGGGCGGGGTGCTGTCCAACACTGCGGCCGGCGTGGCCCAGCAGCTGACCGATGAAGAACTTTCCGCGATCGTGGACGCCGCCCACGCGATGGGCCGGCGCGTCACCGCGCACGCGCACGGCGTTGGCGGCATCAATGCGGCGCTGCGGGCCGGCGTCGATTCCATCGAGCACGGCACTTATCTCGACAACGATTCCATCCGCCTGTTGCGCCAAGGCAATCGCTATCTCGTGCCGACGCTGGAAGCCGGCTGGTGGGTGGCGCAATTGGCCGAGCGCGGCGGCGTGCTGACGCCGGCGCAGGCGGACAAAGCCCGTGTTGTCGGCCGCGACCTCGCGAGCATGGCGCGGCGCGCCCGCGCCGCTGGCGTGCGTATCGCCTTCGGCACCGACACGGGCGTTTCGGCCCATGGCGAAAACGCGCGCGAATTCCAGCTGCTGGTGGAAGCCGGCTTTACGCCGCTGCAAACGCTGCAGATGGCGACGATCAACGCCGCTGACCATCTCCAGCTCAACAACGTGACGGGCCGCATCG
- a CDS encoding predicted aminoglycoside phosphotransferase, which yields MSQAGPEATFTGVKAVDEKNRFDEAALTRWMSAHVEGFAGPLTVNQFKGGQSNPTFQLVTPAKKYVMRKKPGGKLLPSAHAVDREYRVLAALYPTGFPVARTYALCQDESVVGAMFYVMDMVEGRILWDGALPNCAPADRRAIYEHKVATLAQLHNTDHVAIGLGDYGKPGNYFARQVDRWTKQYRLSETETIDEMNALAEWLPRTIPEGERTSIVHGDYRLDNMILHATAPRVVAVLDWELSTLGDPLGDFTYYLMNWVMPQDGRSGIAGLDLKAQNIPTQEEVVALYCKLTGRDSIANLDWYFAYNAYRLACILQGIAGRVRDGTAASSHAVEMIKRIRPLASAAHSFGRKAGLA from the coding sequence ATGAGCCAAGCCGGACCGGAAGCGACCTTCACGGGCGTTAAAGCCGTCGATGAAAAGAACCGTTTCGACGAAGCGGCGCTGACGCGCTGGATGAGCGCGCATGTCGAGGGCTTTGCAGGGCCGCTGACCGTCAACCAGTTTAAGGGCGGGCAATCCAACCCGACCTTCCAGCTGGTCACGCCAGCCAAGAAATACGTGATGCGCAAAAAGCCGGGTGGAAAATTGCTTCCTTCCGCGCACGCGGTCGATCGCGAGTATCGGGTGCTCGCCGCGCTCTACCCGACTGGCTTTCCGGTCGCGCGCACGTACGCGCTCTGCCAGGACGAAAGCGTCGTCGGCGCGATGTTCTACGTGATGGATATGGTCGAAGGCCGCATCCTGTGGGACGGGGCGTTGCCCAACTGCGCGCCCGCCGATCGCCGCGCGATCTATGAACACAAGGTCGCGACACTCGCGCAGTTACACAACACCGATCATGTCGCGATCGGGCTGGGCGATTACGGCAAGCCGGGGAATTATTTCGCACGGCAAGTCGATCGATGGACCAAGCAATATCGGTTGAGCGAAACCGAGACGATCGATGAGATGAACGCGCTCGCGGAGTGGCTGCCGCGCACCATTCCGGAGGGCGAGCGCACCTCCATCGTTCATGGCGATTATCGGCTCGACAACATGATCCTGCACGCGACGGCGCCGCGTGTGGTCGCTGTGCTGGATTGGGAACTTTCGACGCTCGGCGATCCGCTCGGCGATTTCACGTATTACCTGATGAATTGGGTGATGCCGCAGGATGGCCGCTCCGGCATCGCCGGGCTCGATCTCAAAGCGCAGAACATTCCGACGCAAGAGGAAGTGGTGGCGCTTTATTGCAAACTCACCGGCCGGGACAGCATCGCCAATCTCGATTGGTATTTCGCCTACAACGCCTACCGTCTCGCCTGCATCCTGCAGGGCATTGCCGGGCGTGTCCGCGACGGCACGGCGGCGAGTTCGCACGCTGTTGAGATGATCAAACGCATCCGTCCGCTGGCGAGCGCGGCGCACAGCTTTGGCCGCAAAGCGGGGCTCGCGTGA
- a CDS encoding phosphoribosylamine--glycine ligase, whose translation MKILIVGSGGREHALGWKLKQSPLVSEVIAAPGNPGLAELGRCVAIAATDAVELAAFAMREQVNLVVIGPESAAAEGLADRLALVGVPCFGPTQAAAELESSKAFMKDFCGRHGVPTANYKVFDDAIHAKAYLADREPPYVIKADGLAAGKGVVLAETRREADAAIDEILFLRKFGTAGQRIVIEDFLPGEEASFFALCDGENAIAFGAAQDHKRAYDGDKGPNTGGMGAYSPAPVFTDLARAQTMERIILPTLAGMKAEGRPFTGVLFAGLMISADGPKLIEFNVRFGDPECQTLLRRLNSDLAPVLLAAAKGELAALPALEWDDTPAVTVVYAAQGYPDEPLTGSVIRGLTEAARIEGVEIFHAGTRRDEDGMLRAAGGRVLNITANGATLAEAVSRAYAAISLIDWPGGFCRRDIAWRALS comes from the coding sequence ATGAAGATTCTGATCGTCGGGTCCGGCGGGCGCGAGCATGCGCTTGGGTGGAAGCTCAAGCAGAGCCCGCTCGTTTCGGAGGTGATCGCCGCGCCTGGCAATCCAGGACTGGCCGAGCTTGGACGATGCGTGGCGATCGCCGCCACCGACGCCGTAGAGCTGGCCGCCTTCGCCATGCGCGAGCAGGTCAATCTGGTCGTGATCGGCCCAGAATCGGCGGCGGCTGAAGGACTCGCAGACCGGTTGGCGCTCGTAGGCGTGCCGTGCTTCGGGCCGACGCAAGCGGCGGCTGAACTCGAAAGCTCCAAAGCCTTCATGAAGGATTTCTGCGGACGCCACGGCGTGCCGACAGCGAACTATAAAGTGTTCGACGATGCGATACACGCGAAAGCGTACTTGGCCGACCGCGAGCCCCCTTACGTGATCAAAGCCGATGGGCTGGCCGCGGGCAAAGGCGTGGTGCTCGCGGAAACCCGGCGCGAAGCGGACGCGGCGATCGACGAGATTCTGTTCCTGCGCAAATTTGGCACGGCGGGCCAACGCATCGTCATCGAGGATTTCCTGCCCGGCGAAGAGGCAAGCTTCTTTGCGTTGTGTGACGGCGAGAATGCAATCGCCTTTGGCGCCGCACAAGATCATAAGCGCGCCTACGACGGCGACAAAGGACCCAACACCGGCGGCATGGGCGCCTATTCGCCGGCGCCTGTGTTTACCGATCTCGCGCGCGCGCAAACGATGGAGCGGATCATTCTGCCGACTCTCGCAGGCATGAAGGCCGAGGGACGCCCGTTTACCGGCGTGCTGTTCGCTGGCCTGATGATTTCCGCCGATGGTCCCAAATTGATCGAGTTCAATGTGCGTTTCGGCGATCCGGAATGTCAGACCTTGCTGCGCCGGTTGAACAGCGATCTCGCGCCCGTGCTGCTCGCGGCGGCGAAGGGCGAACTCGCGGCGCTGCCGGCGCTCGAATGGGATGACACGCCGGCCGTCACTGTGGTTTATGCGGCGCAAGGCTATCCGGACGAACCGCTTACGGGCTCGGTGATCCGTGGGCTTACCGAGGCCGCGCGCATCGAAGGCGTGGAGATTTTTCACGCCGGCACGCGGCGGGACGAAGATGGCATGCTGCGCGCAGCCGGCGGACGCGTGCTGAACATCACTGCAAACGGCGCAACGCTCGCGGAAGCGGTGTCGCGCGCCTATGCAGCGATCAGTCTGATCGATTGGCCAGGCGGGTTTTGCCGCCGCGACATTGCGTGGCGGGCGCTGAGCTAA
- a CDS encoding hypothetical protein (blr0855; hypothetical protein), whose protein sequence is MGEGQSTGRLYVLIDGAVEVLKGEFQINLVADPGAIFGDMSALLGIPHMATVRAATLCGAHVIEAGDAFLQNNKEIAYQLAKLLAQRLHGVTTYLADLKRQFEDRDDHLGMVDDILETLVHEQRREFTPGSDREPDY, encoded by the coding sequence TTGGGCGAGGGCCAGAGCACCGGCCGGCTCTACGTGTTGATCGACGGCGCCGTCGAGGTGCTGAAGGGCGAGTTCCAGATCAATCTCGTCGCCGATCCTGGCGCCATCTTCGGCGACATGTCGGCGCTGCTCGGCATTCCGCACATGGCCACCGTCCGTGCCGCCACGCTCTGCGGCGCCCACGTCATCGAAGCCGGCGACGCGTTTCTGCAGAACAACAAGGAAATCGCCTACCAGCTCGCCAAGTTGCTCGCCCAGCGGCTGCACGGCGTGACGACGTATCTCGCCGATCTCAAGCGCCAGTTCGAGGATCGCGACGACCATCTCGGCATGGTCGACGACATTCTCGAAACGCTTGTGCACGAGCAGCGGCGCGAGTTTACGCCGGGCTCCGATCGAGAGCCTGACTACTGA
- a CDS encoding metallophosphoesterase → MKLLLVSDLHYALKQYDWTAAMAHQFDVVVVAGDHLDIAGQLDGGVQIVVILKYLKRLAERTKVIVSSGNHDLDTRDASGEKIAAWMNKVRLLGIPADGDSVEMGDTLVSVCPWWDGPASKEQVHALLARDAAKPKRNWIWVYHAPPEGSPTAWNGKRSFGDAALTEWIGEFRPDIVLTGHIHEAPFKPGGSWADRIGDTWVFNSGRQIGPVPTHIAIDTAAREAAWFSLAGDEMVRLDAPLERTSLSAPPNWLSSQALDRSPA, encoded by the coding sequence GTGAAGCTCCTGCTTGTCTCCGACCTGCACTACGCGCTGAAGCAATATGACTGGACCGCCGCAATGGCGCACCAGTTCGATGTTGTGGTGGTCGCGGGCGATCATTTGGACATCGCCGGCCAACTCGATGGCGGCGTGCAGATCGTCGTGATCCTCAAATATCTGAAGCGGCTGGCGGAGCGGACGAAAGTGATCGTTTCGTCCGGCAATCACGATCTCGATACCCGCGACGCAAGCGGCGAAAAGATCGCGGCCTGGATGAACAAGGTGCGTTTGCTGGGCATTCCGGCGGATGGCGACAGCGTCGAGATGGGCGACACACTCGTCAGCGTGTGCCCGTGGTGGGATGGGCCGGCGTCGAAGGAACAGGTGCACGCTCTGCTCGCGCGCGATGCGGCGAAACCCAAGCGCAACTGGATTTGGGTCTATCACGCCCCGCCCGAGGGCTCGCCGACGGCATGGAACGGCAAGCGTTCATTTGGGGATGCGGCGCTGACGGAATGGATTGGCGAATTTCGTCCCGACATCGTGCTGACGGGGCATATTCACGAAGCGCCGTTCAAGCCGGGCGGCTCGTGGGCGGATCGGATTGGCGACACATGGGTGTTCAACAGCGGCCGGCAGATCGGCCCGGTTCCAACGCACATCGCCATCGACACGGCGGCGCGCGAGGCGGCGTGGTTTTCGCTCGCGGGCGACGAGATGGTGCGGCTCGACGCACCGTTGGAGCGCACGTCCCTTAGCGCGCCGCCGAACTGGCTCAGTAGTCAGGCTCTCGATCGGAGCCCGGCGTAA
- a CDS encoding NADPH:quinone oxidoreductase — protein sequence MTRARPVHIGRMTDLNVLGIAGSLRKGSLNRALLRTTQKLAPDGMRIAIHDLDDVPLYNGDVEGAGDPPGVVAFKDAIRAADAVLMVTPEYNHGVPGVMKNAVDWASRPARGAPLGGKPVGIIGASPGQTGTARGQSQLRQAFEFTNSLCMPQPEILVFRAHEKFDAAGELTDETTAKYLRAYLEALKVWALRFKA from the coding sequence GTGACGCGAGCGCGGCCAGTCCATATTGGCCGCATGACCGACCTCAACGTGCTTGGCATCGCTGGTAGCTTGCGGAAGGGATCGCTGAACCGCGCGCTTTTGCGCACCACGCAAAAGCTGGCGCCGGACGGCATGCGCATCGCGATCCACGATCTCGACGATGTGCCGCTATACAATGGCGATGTGGAAGGAGCGGGCGATCCGCCGGGCGTTGTTGCGTTCAAGGACGCGATCCGCGCCGCCGATGCTGTGTTGATGGTGACGCCGGAATACAATCATGGCGTGCCGGGCGTGATGAAGAACGCGGTCGACTGGGCCTCGCGGCCGGCGCGGGGCGCGCCGCTGGGCGGCAAGCCGGTTGGCATTATCGGCGCGTCGCCCGGCCAAACGGGCACGGCGCGTGGGCAGAGCCAGCTGCGCCAAGCGTTTGAGTTCACCAATTCGCTCTGCATGCCGCAGCCGGAAATCCTGGTGTTTCGCGCGCATGAGAAGTTCGACGCCGCCGGCGAACTCACCGACGAAACGACCGCCAAATATCTGCGCGCCTATCTCGAAGCGCTTAAAGTTTGGGCATTGCGCTTTAAAGCGTGA
- a CDS encoding transcriptional regulator of MarR family yields MYAELGIDFEQRWFGVLNQISLHGAMSVSELADALGVTHAAVSQTRGALADRGLIEANADPEDARRRALGLSAAGKKLVKRLVPVWAALNDAARELDREAGRAVETLAKLEAALDRKGLAERVRAKL; encoded by the coding sequence TTGTACGCGGAGCTTGGGATCGACTTCGAGCAGCGTTGGTTCGGCGTGCTGAACCAAATCTCGCTGCATGGCGCGATGAGTGTGAGCGAACTCGCTGATGCCCTCGGGGTCACACATGCGGCGGTGAGCCAGACACGCGGCGCTTTGGCCGATCGTGGCTTGATTGAAGCGAATGCAGACCCCGAGGACGCGCGCCGGCGCGCGCTTGGCTTGAGCGCGGCGGGGAAGAAGCTTGTGAAGCGGCTCGTACCGGTGTGGGCAGCGTTAAACGATGCGGCGCGTGAACTGGATCGCGAGGCGGGGCGCGCGGTGGAGACTTTGGCGAAACTCGAGGCGGCGCTTGATCGCAAGGGGCTGGCGGAGCGTGTGCGCGCGAAGTTGTGA
- a CDS encoding beta-lactamase has protein sequence MTQEITRRLALAGGAALLAAPSMAQAESDRALARRLRAHCEAMARAGDLSGAVLLAKEGRPLYRAAFGQRNRGDALPNRPDTKFNIASIGKMFTSLAIARFVQHGQLRFEDSLLAVWPDYANRAIAERVTIAQLLTHTAGLGNHAQALPLTEANARRTQTETLAEFVNQPAAAPPGSFSYSNDGYFVLGALIEKLSGESYFEHCHRTIFAPLGMTTTGAIAPSDIVGNVARAYVRDLERPGAWQDATIAHGLAGSAAGGAYSTVDDLLIFANALSANHLLNAELTAAWTQGRFDYPRGRYGYGTSEEIINGHCIIGHSGGHYGVAGELMLFDSGYTFIVLMNGEVDPFWDINNWIKRELVGENDTVRNYNFTRALIDELARDPAAGRAFYAARDPALRARQSVIDVYGFKLIHQGRTDAGFALLRFNVETFGDSSALWSMAEALFFANRRSEAMDAYRAYLAAEPGDADAQRRLAQLAR, from the coding sequence ATGACGCAAGAGATAACACGGCGTTTGGCGCTCGCGGGCGGGGCCGCGCTCTTGGCTGCGCCCAGCATGGCGCAAGCCGAAAGCGACCGCGCTCTGGCCCGTCGCTTACGCGCGCACTGCGAAGCAATGGCGCGCGCTGGCGATCTCAGCGGCGCGGTGCTGCTTGCGAAAGAGGGGCGACCGCTCTATCGCGCCGCTTTCGGTCAGCGCAATCGCGGCGACGCGCTGCCGAACCGCCCCGACACCAAGTTCAACATCGCCTCGATCGGCAAGATGTTCACCTCCCTCGCAATCGCGCGTTTCGTTCAGCACGGGCAGTTGCGCTTCGAGGATAGTCTGCTCGCTGTTTGGCCGGACTATGCCAACCGCGCCATCGCCGAGCGCGTTACTATCGCGCAATTGCTGACGCACACTGCAGGCCTTGGCAATCACGCGCAGGCGTTGCCGCTCACCGAAGCTAACGCGCGCCGTACACAGACCGAAACGTTGGCGGAGTTTGTCAACCAGCCAGCGGCAGCGCCGCCCGGCAGCTTTTCGTACAGCAATGACGGTTACTTCGTTCTCGGCGCCTTGATCGAAAAGCTCAGTGGCGAAAGCTATTTCGAGCATTGCCACCGCACGATCTTCGCGCCGCTTGGCATGACCACTACCGGCGCAATCGCGCCCAGCGACATCGTCGGCAATGTCGCCCGTGCCTATGTGCGCGACCTTGAACGCCCCGGCGCGTGGCAAGACGCTACTATTGCACACGGGCTCGCCGGCAGCGCCGCTGGCGGCGCTTATTCCACCGTCGATGATCTGCTGATCTTCGCCAATGCGCTCTCCGCCAACCATTTGCTCAATGCCGAGCTCACCGCCGCCTGGACGCAAGGCCGCTTCGACTATCCGCGCGGTCGCTACGGCTACGGCACGAGCGAGGAAATTATCAACGGCCACTGCATCATCGGCCATTCCGGCGGCCATTACGGCGTCGCCGGCGAACTGATGCTCTTCGACAGCGGCTACACTTTCATTGTGTTGATGAATGGCGAGGTGGACCCGTTTTGGGACATCAACAACTGGATCAAGCGCGAACTTGTCGGCGAGAACGACACCGTCCGCAATTACAACTTCACCCGCGCCTTGATCGATGAGCTCGCCCGCGATCCCGCCGCCGGCCGCGCTTTCTACGCCGCCCGCGATCCAGCTTTGCGCGCGCGCCAATCCGTGATCGACGTGTACGGCTTCAAGCTCATCCACCAAGGGCGCACCGACGCCGGCTTCGCGTTGTTGCGCTTCAACGTCGAGACGTTCGGCGATTCCTCCGCGCTCTGGAGCATGGCCGAGGCGCTGTTCTTCGCTAATCGACGCAGCGAAGCGATGGATGCTTACCGCGCCTATCTCGCCGCTGAACCGGGCGACGCGGATGCACAACGCCGCCTTGCGCAGCTCGCGCGTTAG
- a CDS encoding membrane-associated oxidoreductase has translation MAFDANDLSPHEQFVLDRTRDGDVADFSAMGGPGKPQVRAGFLRKLMLGLDAGWPVRTPGVRLKGVRVEGALDLTDCTGAGGAGLPALALIACDIPETIDLSHARLARVSLHGSQLRALIADETAIDGELDLRAITPLSGDPGTETLLVRARGARIDGDVALSGAKLARAAEADDDALFLQGAEIIGNLMIDDGFDALGCVWLAGAHIHGRIQADGAQLLNRSDNAEGHALVLNDARVGGSVCLRDKFKAEGQVNALSARIGGDVDLSGGSFRNDGGPALIFGNAEIGGQVLGAAKIAGQIVLQGASIARNLDLRGVELTHAVSGREKFGRAIDAPNLRVGGAVLLHGANVKGEIFLPDARVDGYLAFGGGRFLNAGGWAIRAPNMRVGGNVTFKIADSGYAPHGQKTVIEGGAKFERAQIDGALAWVNLELRGPGPEGAKGALLSFADVHVRGAVQAKQLTMQADGAIDLSGASCASLEDDLKSGWGAEAASLDLDGFSYGRIESNAKDDRWRQRLAWVRRAPRFSPQPYAALADVYARAGQREDARHVLLAQHDQRTLHASAGPLTWLFSSAFGLIAGYGFAPLRIVRALALFLVIGVAGVLAMDAQGALVTQSGARCGGTIEPALYAVDVALPIIDLGQQSLCAPGRAPGAELFAGMQLGETQWRAFEGAAAWRWAHALYAIFGAILAALAVLTFSGALKPKSED, from the coding sequence ATGGCATTCGACGCGAATGACCTGTCGCCGCACGAGCAATTCGTGCTCGACAGAACGCGCGACGGCGATGTGGCCGATTTCAGCGCCATGGGCGGGCCGGGCAAGCCGCAGGTGCGGGCCGGTTTTCTGCGCAAATTGATGCTGGGACTGGACGCAGGCTGGCCGGTGCGCACGCCGGGCGTGCGCCTGAAAGGCGTGCGGGTCGAAGGCGCGCTGGACCTCACCGATTGCACCGGCGCCGGCGGTGCGGGGCTTCCCGCTTTGGCGCTGATCGCCTGTGACATTCCCGAGACAATCGATCTTTCGCACGCGCGTTTGGCGCGGGTTTCCCTACATGGCAGCCAATTGCGCGCGCTGATCGCAGATGAGACGGCGATCGACGGCGAACTAGATTTGCGCGCTATCACTCCGCTTTCTGGCGATCCGGGAACCGAAACGCTGCTCGTGCGCGCACGCGGCGCGCGTATCGATGGCGATGTTGCGTTGAGCGGCGCAAAGCTCGCGCGCGCGGCGGAAGCCGACGACGACGCGCTGTTTCTTCAGGGCGCGGAGATCATCGGCAATCTGATGATCGATGACGGCTTTGATGCACTCGGCTGCGTTTGGCTGGCGGGCGCGCACATTCATGGCCGCATCCAGGCTGACGGCGCGCAATTGCTCAACCGCAGCGACAACGCCGAGGGACACGCGCTGGTTCTGAACGATGCGCGCGTGGGCGGATCGGTGTGCCTGCGCGACAAATTCAAGGCCGAGGGCCAAGTCAACGCGCTCAGCGCGCGCATCGGCGGCGACGTTGATTTAAGTGGCGGCTCCTTCCGCAACGATGGCGGCCCCGCCCTGATCTTCGGGAATGCCGAGATCGGCGGACAGGTTTTGGGCGCGGCGAAGATCGCCGGACAAATCGTGCTGCAAGGCGCGTCCATCGCGCGCAATCTCGATCTTCGCGGCGTCGAGCTGACGCATGCCGTCAGCGGCCGCGAGAAGTTCGGACGCGCGATCGATGCGCCGAACCTGCGTGTTGGCGGCGCGGTGCTGCTGCACGGCGCCAATGTCAAGGGCGAGATCTTCCTACCGGACGCGCGCGTCGATGGCTATCTCGCCTTCGGCGGCGGGCGATTTCTGAACGCCGGCGGCTGGGCCATTCGCGCGCCGAACATGCGCGTCGGCGGCAATGTGACGTTCAAGATCGCCGACAGCGGCTACGCCCCGCACGGACAGAAAACCGTGATCGAAGGCGGCGCCAAGTTTGAGCGCGCGCAAATCGATGGCGCATTGGCGTGGGTGAACCTCGAATTGCGCGGGCCCGGGCCGGAGGGCGCGAAAGGCGCGCTGCTGTCATTCGCGGATGTGCATGTGCGTGGCGCCGTGCAGGCCAAACAATTGACGATGCAGGCCGACGGCGCGATCGATCTTTCTGGCGCAAGCTGTGCGTCGCTGGAGGACGATCTGAAGAGCGGTTGGGGCGCGGAAGCAGCTTCGCTCGATCTGGACGGCTTCAGCTACGGGCGCATCGAAAGCAACGCAAAGGACGATCGCTGGCGCCAGCGTTTGGCGTGGGTGCGGCGCGCGCCGCGCTTCTCACCGCAACCCTACGCGGCGCTCGCGGACGTGTACGCCCGCGCCGGCCAGCGCGAGGACGCGCGCCATGTGCTGCTGGCGCAGCATGATCAGCGCACACTGCATGCTTCGGCTGGGCCGCTGACGTGGCTGTTCTCCTCCGCGTTCGGCTTGATCGCCGGCTATGGCTTCGCGCCGTTGCGGATCGTGCGCGCGTTGGCGCTGTTTTTGGTGATCGGCGTGGCCGGCGTGTTGGCGATGGACGCGCAAGGCGCGCTGGTGACGCAATCGGGCGCGCGCTGCGGCGGAACCATTGAGCCGGCGTTGTATGCGGTCGATGTGGCGTTGCCGATCATCGACCTCGGCCAGCAATCGCTCTGCGCGCCGGGGCGTGCGCCGGGCGCTGAATTGTTTGCCGGCATGCAGCTTGGCGAGACGCAATGGCGTGCGTTCGAAGGCGCGGCGGCCTGGCGCTGGGCGCATGCGCTGTACGCGATCTTTGGCGCGATCTTGGCGGCGCTTGCTGTGTTGACGTTCTCCGGCGCGCTGAAGCCGAAGAGCGAGGACTAA